A genome region from Euphorbia lathyris chromosome 4, ddEupLath1.1, whole genome shotgun sequence includes the following:
- the LOC136227164 gene encoding uncharacterized protein, which translates to MEVRAGVSHSYEKQSIECLASPDRANNPSEKEVSVNTSLFVNHAAIAWHESRRKWIGDQSQKSESMQKEPIISWSTTYEELLSTNEPFSEPIPLPEMVDFLVDIWHDDGLFD; encoded by the exons ATGGAGGTCAGAGCCGGAGTTTCCCATTCCTATGAGAAGCAATCTATAGAGTGTCTAGCATCTCCCGATAGAGCAAATAATCCCTCCGAAAAAGAAGTGAGTGTCAACACTTCTTTGTTTGTTAATCATG CTGCAATTGCTTGGCATGAGAGCCGAAGAAAGTGGATAGGAGACCAATCCCAGAAATCTGAATCAATGCAAAAGGAACCAATCATAAG CTGGTCAACAACATATGAAGAACTGCTATCGACTAATGAACCCTTCTCTGAGCCCATTCCTTTACCA GAGATGGTTGATTTTTTAGTTGATATTTGGCATGATGATGGGCTCTTTGATTGA